The Carassius auratus strain Wakin chromosome 19, ASM336829v1, whole genome shotgun sequence genomic sequence acaacatgcaataATACTGTTCAAAACTTAATAGTTTTCTGTACAGAACAGTTGGGTCCAGATAAAATTCAATTAAACCAAAGGAAAATATGACTATTTTGTATGCCACATCATTATAAAGGAAAATCTTAGTATAACCCAATGTGTCTTACCTTCCTCTTCTTTAGGGTCCAGCTGGGTGACTTTGACCTGCAGCTTGTCCACTCTCTCTCCCAGCGTGTTGACCCGTTCGGCAAACGAGCTGGCCTGGACAAACAGTTCGCCGAACACATCCTCTGCATACTTACCTATGATTAAATGACAGCTTAAAAGCAGTGACACACAACCGATTTACTTCAGTATACACCCCATTACACAAACACTTACTAAGTGATCCCAGCTGGCGAATGATGTTGGCAAGTGTGATGTTGGTCACACACTCCAGTTCACTCTTGATGGTATTTGGCAGTGACTGGCGACAGAGGTGCCTTGGTTCGATGTTTCGCGTCACCAAAGGCATGATGGCAGCTTATCGGTCACCTTCCTCTTTAAGacccaaaaaaatcaaaataaaaaaaagaattcaataGATTAATGTCTTGTGCTTTCCCCCCAATTCACATTACACATATTCAACACAACCACACTCAACTTTAATGTGTGTCCAAAGCAGAACCAAAACTGCTGCCGTTTCTTCTGCCAGGACGCAACTTATATCCTTATTTCTGCAGTTACCACCAGTAGCAAGCAACTACCCATAAACACTTCTTCTCTTcgagttatttatattttatgtacactttattttaaaaggcGTTTTATCTATGGTTATTAAAAGGTCACAACTGACCCATTTATATACAACTAAGTTAATCATGTCCTTACACCAtggtataacaaaaaaaaaaaaacacataaacatacatacatacatatatatacatatacacacacacacatttttttattgtacagatAGAAATAATTTAACACATCTGAATACAATTTTAAGTGgtataaaattttgtaaaaaaaataaaataataaaaaaagtgcctGTGCATAAAGGAAAAAATGTCCAGCCGTCAGACTTCCTATATATTGGAAGGGAGTGGAGGCTCTTAACTcacaacataacaacataacttTCTTTGTGACAAGATAAGATCAAATCAAAGTTGTTCCCAGTAAACTGAATTCCAGTTCAAAGTTAAAGCGATCAAATTGACATAGGGTTATTTGTCACGACTGtttcaaatacttaaaaaatagaATCTGAGGCCTAAACTCTCCGAGACGTCAGTCCAGAGCAGGAAGTGTTAGAGTTAGCTGACTAATTTACTGTCAACTCGCCAACCCAAATGCGACTCTTCAATTACTTTACGCAGATATAAAGTACTTCTCTGTCTTACCTGGATATATATATGGATTTGGCCTTGGATGCCGACGTCTTTTGGCTTTTGGCTTACCTCAGCAGTACCATTCCCTGAGTTTAATTTCGTCCATAACTTTATAAACCGACAAAATGTCTACAAGTACTGTAACAAGAGCTGTATGGCAGGCAGCGACAGCTCAATCCCGCGTTTGGTTACTTTTGATTGGACGGTGCGCTTTAATCCAAAGATACTATTGGCTGATGCGTCCGTCAATCATAGAAAAGGGGCGGATATGGAAACTGGAATCTTCAAAGAGCAGCTCCACCCTAGCGGCTTGTAAACATCTGTTCGCAGTTTCGAGAGCTAATCAACATTCCTGAACATCGGGCCAGTCCGAACAAATCCGAAACATGGCGACATTCAGAGGAGAAAAAGCCACAAGTGTTAAGAGATCAAGGAATGCCCGTCATTTGTGTTTaacatttttttctgtgaatcaAATGCAGTCCAGGATTTCATTACTCACCGAAAAACAGATAGGACACAAttctaataaacattttattgtttacagtttatttcatataaaacagtgcatttgtaaaatattgcaCGTAGCcctgttttattaaaaatgacgTTAATTTAACGTTTTAAAGGATTATCACAGTATACAGTAGATTAAATTGTGCGCATAAATGCAGAGTTGAATCATTGCAATACCCTGTCAAACCATTAGACGGCATGActgcctgtgcagagaaacaaaataatactaACATGCAACTTTACCTCTTAAAAATTGTATGCATTTTTGTATGTATTCAGCACGTCAGTCTCATTAAATGATGCTGTTTTAGTTAAAAGTACTCTTAGACACGTCTGTCATCTTTTCCATAGAATTAGAGTTTTGCTTCTGCATCTAAGTGTCTTTTGCAGTGATTTTGCATTTGGCTATCTGGGCTGCTCACTTGTCCTTATCCAGCTGAGTGTGTATGAGCTGTGAGAGTCCGCCAGTTTGTGTCTCAGCACTATGTGTCCCGGGCCATGTGCCGAATGCACGAGTTGGAGTCCTGAGATGCGGAGGGCTTTCAGTACACTGTACCAGAATCGCACCACCTCTTCTTCGACACCACCCACCTCAAACCCCGCCCACTGCATATGAATGGTCAGAATGAGCTGATTGATCCTTCTGAGAGTTCCATCCTTAATCCAGCTTTCTAATATGCGCCATTCAGCGCTCTCCAAATCCATACGCAGAACATCCACCTACATAATCAGACACTAAATTAATGTGACATTATGGGAGCactcaaaaaaagaagaaaaaaaatcatttttaaatgaccAATGATTAAATATAACACACATATTCCACATATTCCCTGAAGTGCACCTCTTTTTATGAGGCACTGTTGTGATGACGCCCTAATGTGAACAAAGACTTAAGTACATAAAGGTGGTGATTCATTACTGATTCAGCACTGAATCATTTAATTAGTGTATTTGGGTGCAAGTACCATGGTGTGGCCCAGGGAGTCCATAATGTCAAGCAGCCTGTGTGGTACATTACCAACGAGGCCTGCATGACGGAGTGGATTTCTCCAGTCTAACCAAGCCCGATGATTCTTAATAGATGCAGGCTCTCGAATCCCTCGACCGCTGGGGTCAAACCGATGAACCTCACACCCTGCatacaacattgtgtctaaaaatGCAGCATCCTTTCCATCCAGACTGTAAAGATACAGACAAAAGATTTCGCTCATTTGGAACTGCCTGAAATATTCCAATGAACAGTTCAACCAATTACTGCTTCTCTGCAACAGTCAAGACATGTCgaggaaaaaagcaaagaaagaatCTGGGACAACCTtcagcttatttttttttcttcttctagagATTATATTCAACAAATACCACCCCTCAGGCCTAACAAAGAAACAAGGATCCCTAAATGACCGGCATTCTTTGAAATAAACAAGTCAGTTCTTAAACATGCTGGCTGTTTTAAAGAATTCCTAAAGTTAAAACAGAAGAAACTGTTAGATCAAGTATTAACTTAAACATACCTCAAGAATTAGTGTTTGTAACACTAAcgagaatacaaaaataataccTTTGTCCAATTAGATAATCTATTTGTATAATTGTATGTTATTAATCTTCAATGCATATGTTTAATTTGAcctaatcattttttattttagagcacatttttaattaataggctaaaattaaacttatttaagtGACATATGTcagctttctaaaataatttacTCTATTTAAATTCTGCCACCCCACCTTTTTCCCTATTCATTTTTCGAATAAGgattaaaaaagaagaagtttgaatcaaaataaaataaaagtgataaaTATGATCTATTAATGTAAAGAGTTTGTATATAGAAACACGGTATTTCACTCTAATTATTGGGTAATAAAGAATTTCCTTGGCAAGGATTGTTTCCATACACTGACTGgtgttaaaagtattttaaaaagataaGTGGAAATAATGGGGGCTAAAAACATCTATTAACAGCTCTGTAGCTTAAAGTAGGTAGTTTATAGATTCACaagttatcattaaaaatatttttcctaatggagaaaataaattaatgggATTTTGACTTGAATTGTAGCACTCTAGAAACTGCAAGCTTGAATTCAGATCTGACTCCATTCATTGTTAATTtcactgattaattattttttgtcataatttatcaACAAAAATTTTCACAGATGAAAATTAGATAATAATgactttttgaataaaaatctatTGTCATTTTCgtcaacaaataaaaacaagacaaaaaacgTTAGGGAGGGAGATCCAGTCAGAACAAATCTCCTGCGTGGAAGGGAGAGACGATAGATGCACACATTTGAACTGGCTCTGATCATATGTTGGCATATCCTTGCTGCATGTctcataaaatcttaaaatcatgaATCACGCACACAGAAAAATGCCTCTCAAACAACGCGCCACTACTGAAATCAGTTATTTTgcagaaatacacacaaaatgttttgACAAGTATTCACGTAAACACACCTGGTTTCGTCTAAACTGAATGTAAACTGTTGTGAGAGTATTGAATGTTTGTACTATAGCTATTGAATCCGTGGCGCACAGTCAGAGAGCCCGTTTCACAGGGAAAGCACCCTAATTTAGTTGCTGTTGTCCCCTTAAGTGCCCTTATAGTTAATGAATTAACAAAAgataaatcactcactgctcttcaaTGAATCACTTTAGTAGCCCTAATGAGGATTgatcaaaatttaatttatataaataaatgtcttcTTGAAAGAATGATTGATATTGTATGCAAGTTGTTATAAAGAATGCATATTATATTACCATTGGTATTTCATAAAAAAGTGGAAACCTAATGTACTTATTTCTTTATGAGaagtgattttatttaaattatgtgtCAGAGCTgttaaatatgtctatattgCATGTTCAAACcttaatatcatttattttaccatattaaTAGATGTTTTCTCCCTGGAAATATATGACTTTGGAAATTTTTGAGAAATTCTTATTAAATGCCATTACACTTGAATTAAACCCATTAGATTTTAGTCTATGAAATCTACTGGAGATTTAGTCAACTAAagtcttatgatatttagtcgactgaaagtagactaagactaaaacaattcagttgactgaaatatgactaaaactaaatggcatTTTAGTCCAAAGGTCCATTATGCATTTAGTCCAAAGGACCAAGTCACCATcctacatttgtttctttttccttTATCCATGTCACTACGTCACAATACGGAAAAGGTCTATCGCTAcatctatatttacatttttaggggAAGCTTCAAGTAAATAAgcatttttgtgtctttttgcTGGAacgttttatataatatatatgtgtgtgtttgtgtgtgtgtgtatatacctGAATGAGTAGGCCACACAGCCCCATTTTCCCTTCCAGTGGTTGATGCACAAAACATCTAAGTGACCAGGAGAGTGTGTTGATTGATTTCCATCTGAATCCTGCACCACAGAGCATTTCACCTGCAAAGAGTGATAGGAAAAAATCTTCCATTAAAGGTCCAGATATCTTGCTTTGGACATGACAGTCCATTTTTATATGCAATCACACAGTGTTATGTAAGACAGCTGTAAGCATGATCTAGCagggaaacagaaaaaaacattatggTATGTTTGCGTACCTCTGTTGTGGTGATGAACTGGGTGAGACGCTGCAACTCTGCAAAAAACGAGGGATGTTCTGATGCCCACGGCTGCAATACCAGCTCTATAGCCGCAGTCTGTAAACACGTAAACACGAAGCTCTCTCTAATCTTGGCCAAATTTCAGATGCacataaaacaactgtaaaaacAAGGACGCAGTGGAGGGCATTCGAtagccaatgaaaaaaaaaaactatgtgagCCTGTGCAGAGCTTCAGGCAAGAGAAGTTGCAGCTTGTTTGGGGTCACAGAATGTGCACTTTCGAAACAAGAGGTCACATGAGTGAGAACAAAAGAAACAGAGACAACTTTTTAAACCTGGGATGTTGGAAATGGAGCCTCTCCCAAAACATACAACAACCCTGTTTAGTAACCATGGAGACTCTATGACTAGAGGAAGAGGGTACATGACTCACTGAGGAGCTCACTGTTGTGGAGGAGGTGGGGGCGGACAGCGAGACAAACAGAGACAGGGAGAGTGAGAGACtttatttttctgaatttttttctaTCTTAAAGTGTCCAGAAGGGATCCCCGTGTATTTTGCCAAGTCAAACATAATGTTTTCCAGACCCTCCAGATAAAAAGCTGAAACCACGGTAATAAATTCGAATAAAAATTCAATCAATTTACTAGGACAATTTATTTTCTCTTGAGCTGCACATCTGGAGGACCCTCCACCTAAAACTGAAAGACAGATAACGTAAATTACCTGCATCACTAGTGAATCCGAGTTTACCTGGAGTCCTTCAAGCTCGTTTTCGTCGTGGTATCCCGTCAGTCTTGAGTCTCCCTCGTCGGTCCAGAGACCAAACACGCTGCTTTCCAAATCTCCCTCATTTTTCCTGACCTCAGACGACGCTGAGCCTCCCCTCTTCTCTATGCTTATAACGAGAACAGCAGGCTCGTCACCGCTCACGTCGTTAGTTGCGCGCGGCACCGTTAAACTTACCAGTAGTTGAACTAGCAGTAGCACCGGCAGACCTATAATAAATATACGGTGGGAAATGCTTCTCAATCCGCTAAAGTTACAAGCGGCCATACTTCCCTTCTCTTGAGTTTGGAGTGACCCGTGGGAGCGCAGACAGCAGAAATGGTGAGTCGGCGCCACCGTGACTCTGGCTTGAGGGCACTGGGATCTAAAGCTCACGGCTGGACAGTCTATCAACAAAT encodes the following:
- the LOC113119303 gene encoding methyltransferase-like protein 24 isoform X1; this translates as MAACNFSGLRSISHRIFIIGLPVLLLVQLLVSLTVPRATNDVSGDEPAVLVISIEKRGGSASSEVRKNEGDLESSVFGLWTDEGDSRLTGYHDENELEGLQVNSDSLVMQTAAIELVLQPWASEHPSFFAELQRLTQFITTTEVKCSVVQDSDGNQSTHSPGHLDVLCINHWKGKWGCVAYSFSLDGKDAAFLDTMLYAGCEVHRFDPSGRGIREPASIKNHRAWLDWRNPLRHAGLVGNVPHRLLDIMDSLGHTMVDVLRMDLESAEWRILESWIKDGTLRRINQLILTIHMQWAGFEVGGVEEEVVRFWYSVLKALRISGLQLVHSAHGPGHIVLRHKLADSHSSYTLSWIRTSEQPR
- the LOC113119303 gene encoding methyltransferase-like protein 24 isoform X2, which encodes MAACNFSGLRSISHRIFIIGLPVLLLVQLLVSLTVPRATNDVSGDEPAVLVISIEKRGGSASSEVRKNEGDLESSVFGLWTDEGDSRLTGYHDENELEGLQTAAIELVLQPWASEHPSFFAELQRLTQFITTTEVKCSVVQDSDGNQSTHSPGHLDVLCINHWKGKWGCVAYSFSLDGKDAAFLDTMLYAGCEVHRFDPSGRGIREPASIKNHRAWLDWRNPLRHAGLVGNVPHRLLDIMDSLGHTMVDVLRMDLESAEWRILESWIKDGTLRRINQLILTIHMQWAGFEVGGVEEEVVRFWYSVLKALRISGLQLVHSAHGPGHIVLRHKLADSHSSYTLSWIRTSEQPR